The DNA segment TTTGCTTTTAATTTTGCTTCAACAGCTTCCCAAAGATTATTTTCTGACAGATATTTCTCAACATTCTGATCAATGGCTGCATTCATGAAAAAGGCAAGCAACATTGGAGCAGGACCATTAATTGTCATGGAAACTGATGTCATGGCATTCACCAAATCGAAACCAGAATACAGTTTTTTCGCATCATCTAAAGTTGCGATGGAAACACCCGCATTTCCGATCTTACCATAAATATCTGGCGGTAAAGCAGGATCTTGTCCGTATAAAGTCACCGAGTCAAATGCCGTTGATAAACGTTTCGCATCCATATCTGCCGAAACATAATGGAATCTACGATTCGTTCTTTCTGGTCCACCTTCTCCGGCAAACATTCTGGTTGGATCTTCACCTGTTCTTTTAAAAGGAAATAATCCAGCGGTATATGGAAACTGGCCTGGAACATTTTCCTGACCTTTCCAACGAAGCAGATCACCCCAGTCCTGGAATTTTGGTAAGGAAATTTTTGGAATTTTTAAATGGGAAAGAGATTCGTATTTCGTTTCTACTTTAATTTCTTTTCCACGAACGAAATAAGAGAAAGATTCACCTGCTAATTCTTCTTTAAAATGTTTCCATCCTTGTAGAAAAGCCAGGTTTTCTTCGGAAAGTTCTTTTCTGGTTTTCAGAAATACTTTCTCCAATTTTTCATAAGTATCTTGGTCATCTTTAATGATCGCCTTCGTTCCATCCAGCATATAAAGTTTTCGCCCGATTTCAGCCTGAGCATCTACTTCCTTATCGTACTGATGATTACTTTCTACAATTTCAGAAAGGTAGCGAACTCTTTTTGGTGGAATCACCGTAGTATCATCAGAAACGTTTTGTTCTATAAATTCATTAAAATGAACTGCATTTTCACCTTGTGATTTTTGCAGGGTTTCATTAACCTTATTAATTAAAGCGTTGTACAGTTCTGTGGTTCCATAATCATTGAACTGACTGGCTTTTGTAGAAAACACCGGCATTTCTTCCAACTTTTTGTCAAAGGCAACCTGATTTCTTTGGTAAGTTTTACGTACCGCTTGCAATGCATCCAAAGCACCTCGCTTATCTGATTTATTTAATGCAATCAAGTCGGCATAATCCAGCATGTCAATTTTTTCCAATTGTGTGGAAGCACCATACTCTGGGGTCATTACATACATTGAGACATCTGCGATATCTGTAATTTCAGAACCTGATTGTCCAATTCCGGAAGTTTCCAAAATAATGACGTCCGGTTTTGCCAATTTTAGAATATCTAAAGTAGAATGAATGAATTTTGAAACAGAAACATTATTTTCTCTTGTCGCCATCGACCGCATATAAACTCGAGCGTCATTAATGGAGTTCATTCTGATTCTATCTCCTAATAAAGCTCCACCAGTTTTCTTTTTGGAAGGATCTACAGAAACTATTGCAATTTTCTGAGTAGGATTTGAACGTAAAAAACGACGAACCAACTCATCTGTCAAAGAAGATTTCCCGGCTCCACCCGTTCCTGTAATTCCAATAATTGGAATTGGCGAGTTTTTCGCTTTTTCATCGATTGCTTTTACCAATTCCGGTTTCTCATTCGAGAAATTCTCAACAGCTGAAATAACTTCTGCAATAGATTTAGAATCTTCAAATTTTATTTTATCTAAATCTGAAACTTGGATATGTTCGCCTGTTGCGAAGTCAGATCGTTGAACAAGATCGTTGATCATTCCCTGTAAACCTAATTCCCGTCCGTCATCTGGTGAGTAAATTCGATCGATTCCGTACTCCATTAATTCTCGGATTTCTTCGGGTAAGATTACGCCGCCACCGCCACCAAAGATCTTGATTTGGGGCGCTCCTTTTTTGCGTAAGAGATCATAGATGTATTTAAAATATTCGTTGTGGCCGCCCTGATAAGACGTTAAAGCAATTGCATTTGCATCTTCTTGAATAGCACAATCCACCACCTCTTCAGCAGATTTATCATGACCAAGATGAATAACTTCGGCACCAGTTGCCTGAATCATTCTTCTCATTATATTAATTGCAGCATCATGTCCATCAAACAAAGAAGCAGCAGTTACTACTCTTACTTTGTTTTTGGGTGTATATTTTTGGGATTCCATAATTGAATTTCGATTGGCATCAAAGGTAAGGAATTTTGAAATTTTGAGAAAAGAAAACCCTTTCTGTTTATGGAAAGGGATTATAAGTAGTTTATTTTTTCTTTAAAGTCCAAGTGCCAGAATTTCCTTCACTCATTTTCCATGTACCGGCATAAGTTTTTTCCGCGCTGGGTATCAAATTACCCAATAAGGTGAAACCAGAAGAACGCGACTGCACACTATTGAATGAAGAACCGGACATTCCGCCCTGAAATGTTTCTTTAAAATTGTTGTTGGAAGAAGTTCTTGTTACTTCTACATAATCTTTGGACGAAATGTCAATTTGCAAGACACCTTGATCTGAACCGCTATAAGTTCCGATGTAACTTCCTTTGTACGGCGAAACATAATTTTCTTCTGCTTTCCTTTCCCAATAATTGTCTAAAATTTGGTCACAAGATGTAAGTGAAAATAAAGCAATTAAGAAAATAAATTGAAAAACCTTCATTGAATTTTTTTAACAA comes from the Chryseobacterium sp. SNU WT5 genome and includes:
- a CDS encoding methylmalonyl-CoA mutase family protein, giving the protein MESQKYTPKNKVRVVTAASLFDGHDAAINIMRRMIQATGAEVIHLGHDKSAEEVVDCAIQEDANAIALTSYQGGHNEYFKYIYDLLRKKGAPQIKIFGGGGGVILPEEIRELMEYGIDRIYSPDDGRELGLQGMINDLVQRSDFATGEHIQVSDLDKIKFEDSKSIAEVISAVENFSNEKPELVKAIDEKAKNSPIPIIGITGTGGAGKSSLTDELVRRFLRSNPTQKIAIVSVDPSKKKTGGALLGDRIRMNSINDARVYMRSMATRENNVSVSKFIHSTLDILKLAKPDVIILETSGIGQSGSEITDIADVSMYVMTPEYGASTQLEKIDMLDYADLIALNKSDKRGALDALQAVRKTYQRNQVAFDKKLEEMPVFSTKASQFNDYGTTELYNALINKVNETLQKSQGENAVHFNEFIEQNVSDDTTVIPPKRVRYLSEIVESNHQYDKEVDAQAEIGRKLYMLDGTKAIIKDDQDTYEKLEKVFLKTRKELSEENLAFLQGWKHFKEELAGESFSYFVRGKEIKVETKYESLSHLKIPKISLPKFQDWGDLLRWKGQENVPGQFPYTAGLFPFKRTGEDPTRMFAGEGGPERTNRRFHYVSADMDAKRLSTAFDSVTLYGQDPALPPDIYGKIGNAGVSIATLDDAKKLYSGFDLVNAMTSVSMTINGPAPMLLAFFMNAAIDQNVEKYLSENNLWEAVEAKLKAKFDDKGLKRPSYEGELPKGNNGLGLKLLGITGDEVIDAEIYNKIKAETIATVRGTVQADILKEDQAQNTCIFSTEFALRLMGDVQQYFIDQKVRNFYSVSISGYHIAEAGANPISQLAFTLANGFTYVEYYLSRGMNINDFAPNLSFFFSNGLDPEYAVIGRVARRIWAKAMKLKYQANERSQMLKYHIQTSGRSLHAQEIDFNDIRTTLQALYAIYDNCNSLHTNAYDEAITTPTEDSVRRAMAIQLIINKELGLAKNENPLQGSFIIEELTDLVEEAVYTEFDRITERGGVLGAMETMYQRSKIQEESMHYEMLKHTGEFPIIGVNTFLGKDGSPTVLPREVIRSTEEEKQLQIQNLENFQQSHADKSEQILHDLQISAINQENLFEKMMEAVKYCSLGQITNALFEVGGMYRRNM